CGCGGGCCGGCAGCACGCGCTGCGGGTGGTCCGGGATCTCGCGTCGATTCCGACGATCGCGGGCGGCGGCCAGACCGACCTCGGCGCCGTCCTGCGGCAGCTCGGGCGCCTCGCCAAGCGCCGATCACTCGTCTTTCTGATCTCGGACTTCCACTCGCCGGCGGGGTGGGAACAGCCGCTCGCCGAACTCGGGCGCCGCCACGAGATCATCGCGGTGCGCATCGAGGACCCGAGAGAGCGCGAACTTCCCGACGTCGGCGGCGTGTATCTGCACGACCCCGAGACCGGCCAGCAGCTCTGGATCGACACGTCCGACCGCCGCGTGCGGCAGGCGCACCGCGCACTCGTCGCCGAGCGCGACGCGCGGCTCGCCGAGATTCTGCAGCGCACGCGGGTCGATCTGCTGACGCTGTCGACGGGCGCCGGTCTCGTCGACGATCTGCTGCGGTTTATCACTCTTCGAAGGCGGCGGCGATGGAGTTTACCTGGCCGGTAATGCTGTGGGGGCTGGCCCTCCTGCCGGTGTCGGTCCTCTGGTACATCCTCGGGGTGCGTCGCATCCGGCGCACGACCGCGCAGCGGTTCGCCGAGGCGCCTTTGTTTGCGCAGATCGCCGTGCGGCTCCCGGCCGTACGGCGGCACATCAGCATGGGGCTGTACTTCACCGCGCTCGCGCTCCTCCTCGGGGCGGCGGCGCGGCCCGTCATGGCGGTGCCGCTGCCGGTCAACCGCGCCACGGTCATCCTCGCCATCGACACGAGCGGCAGCATGGCCGCGCCGGACCTCCAGCCCACCCGTCTCGACGCGGCGCGCCAAGCCGCGAACGGATTCCTGGATGTCTTTCCGCCGGGTCCCCGGGTCGGACTGGTGACGTTCAGCACGTACGCGACGCTCATGGTGCCGCCGACGGACGATCGAAGCGCCGTCCGCGACGCGCTTGCGACGCTCAAGACCCAGGAAGCGACCGCGATCGGCGACGGCGTCGCCGTGTCCCTGAAGGCCATTCCGGGCCGCGCCGCGAGCGTGCCGGGCACCACGCCTCAGCCGCCGGGACAAGGTCAGCCCTTCGGGCAGCCGCCGCTCGGACAGTCGCCGTTCGGAGCGTCGCCGGGTCAGGCGCAACCGCCGGCCGCGGGGCAGGGCGGATCGGGCCAGCCGGGGTCCGAGGACCTGCCGCCCGCCGCGGTGATCCTGTTGACGGACGGCGGTCAGAACGCCGGCACCGCGGACCCGATCCGGATGGCGGCGCTCGCCAAGCAGTTGAAAGTCAAGATCTACACGATCGGCCTCGGCACGCCCGGCGGCGGCGTCTTCCAGTACCAGGGGCAGATGGTGCTGGTGCCCTTCGATCCGACGCTCTTGCAGCAGATCGCCGCGATCACGGACGGCAAGTTCTTCGTCTCGCCGACGGCCGGCGATCTGAAGCGGATCTACCGCGAGCTCGGGAAGTCGATCGGCTGGGAAAAGCGCAAGACCGAGGTCTCGGCCCTGTTCGTCGCCGGCGCCGGCGTCCTCATGCTCGGCGGCGGCGCGCTCTCCCTTCTGTGGATGGGGAGGCTGCCGTGAGCTTTCTCTGGCCGCGGGTGCTGTGGCTGTTCGCGATCGTCCCGGCGCTGGTGGCGGGTTACGTCTGGATCCTGCGCCGCCCCGCGCGGGAGCGCGTGCAGTATCCGACGCTCGATCTGGCGCGGGTCGCGGCCGCGGCGGGCGGCCGCTGGCGGCGGCACGTCGCCGCAGTGCTCTACCTGCTCACCGTCTGCGGCGTGATCTTCACCGTCGCCCGGCCGGTCGCGCCGGTGCCGGTGCCCGACAACCGCGCGGTGGTGATGCTGAGCATCGACGTGAGCCGGAGCATGATGGCGCGCGACGTCGTGCCGACCCGGCTCGACGCGGCGAAGAAGGCCGCGGTGGACTTCGTCAACAATCTCCCGCGCGGCGCGAAGGTCGGCCTCGTGTCCTTCAGCAGCTACGCCACGCTGATCACGCCGCCGACCGACGACCACGACCGGGTCGTGCAGGCCATCAACAGCCTGAACCTCGAGTTCGCGACCGCGATCGGCGACGGGCTGCTCGAGGCCGTGTACGCGCTGCCCGGCCGTCCGCGGCCGCCGCAGGCGCTGCTGCCCGGGCTCCCGCCGCCTCCGCCGCCGGACGCGGACCGGCTGCCGCCGGCCACCGTGGTTCTCTTGAGCGACGGACAGAGCAACCGCGGGACGCCGCCCGAGGACGCGGCGACGATCGCCCGCCAGCTGAAAGTGCGCGTGTACACGATCGGGCTCGGATCGCCGGAAGGCACGTTCCTGGAATTGGGCGGTCGCGGCATCTTCGTCCGGCTCGACGAGGAGACGCTGAAGCAGATCGCCGAGGTCACCGGCGGCGCCTACTGGCGCGTGTCGTCCGCGGCCGAGCTGAGCCGCGTCTACACCCGTCTGGGCCGCGTGATCGGCTGGCGCCGCGTGCCGGTCGAGGTCAGCGGCCTGAGCGCGGTCGGCGTCGCCGCGCTGTTCCTCGGCACCGTCGCGACGTCGCTGGCCTGGATGCACCGCCTCGGTTAGCTGCAGCTAGACCCGGAGTTGGTTTCCACACCTCGCGGCCCGGTTTCGCCGGGCCGCGTCCGCGTCCGGGCGTCGTGTTTGCCCTCCGCCCCCCAGGGAAGAATATCCCTGAGCCTGTTATCCCGGATGGAGAGGTGGATCCGTGGCCTCGAACCGAGCCATTGCCGCGCCGTTGACGGACGTGCTCTACATGATGGCGGAAGAGGGCGCCGATGAAGAGACCAGTGATCTGACCGAAGACACGTGGGCCGGCCTCATGCGCGACGGCGCGGATGTCGCCCGCCGGGTCGAAGAGGAGATCGACACCGGCGGCGTGACCGTGCCCCGCGAAAACGTCGATCCCGACGATCTGAACGCGATCCGCGCCGCGGCCGGGGTTATCGTGACGCGCGACCATCGGCGGGGACGCGTGAACGCGGAGACGTACCCGAACGAAAGCGAGCTGCTCGTGGCGTGGACCGCCATCGTAACGGAACTCGCGCCCGGCTCGCCGGAGGCCGAGGAGACCGAAATCGACGGCTCGGCGGGACGGTCGTCGTCCGGCCGGCGGTCTACTGGACGGTAGGGGTAAATGAGTATTCTTGCCTGGGTTGTCGTCGGCATCATCGCCGGCTGGCTCGCGAAGATGGTCGTGCCCGGAGAAGGGCCGGGGGGGCTCCTCGGCGATCTTCTGATCGGCGTGGTCGGCGCCGTCGTCGGCGGCTGGATCTTCCGCTCGTTGGGACACGCGGGCGTGACGGGCCTCAACATCTGGTCGATCGTCGTCGCGGCGATCGGCGCGATCGTGCTGCTCTGGATCCTGCGGATGTTCACGGGCAAGCGTCCGGTCCGCACGCTGTAGAAGCCGGGGATCACCATCCCGGTTTCGCGCTGTTGGTGTTATGATGGCTGCGCATGAGGGCCGTCGTAACGGGGGGCGCGGGGTTCGTCGGGTCGCATCTGTGCGAGCGTCTGCTCGCGGACGGAACGGACGTCGTCTGCCTCGATAACTTTCTCACCGGCCGCGCGGACAACGTCGCGCACCTGGCCGGGCCCCGATTCGAGCTTCGGCACCATGACGTCACGACGCCGATCGAGATTGCCGGACCCGTCGACGTTGTGCTGCACTTTGCCAGCGCGGCCAGCCCCGTCGACTACTTGGCGCACCCAATCCAGACGCTGAAAGCCGGGGCGCTCGGCACCTGGATCACGCTCGGTCTCGCGCGTGCGAAGGGCGCCCGGTTTTTGCTCGCGTCCACGTCCGAGGTCTACGGCGACCCGGCCGTGTCGCCGCAGCCGGAGACGTATTGGGGCCACGTGAATTCGATCGGGGTCAGGGGATGCTACGACGAGGCCAAGCGATTCGCGGAAGCGATGACGATGGCGTACCATCGTGCCCACGGCGTCAACACCGGCATCGTTCGCATCTTCAACACGTTCGGGCCGAGGAATCGGCCCGATGATGGGCGCGTGATGCCGGCGTTCATCACGCAGGCGATCCGGGGAGAGCCGCTCACGGTCCACGGCGACGGGACGCAGACTCGGAGTTTCTGCTACGTCTCGGACCTGGTGGAGGGGATCGTCCGCCTCACGCGCTCCGAGATCCACGAGCCCGTCAACCTCGGCAACCCCGAGGAGATTCGGGTCATCGACCTCGCGAAGCTCGTGCTCGAACTCACGGGGAGCCGGAGCACGACCGTTCATCGTCCCCGTCCCGAAGACGATCCGACCCGCCGGTGTCCCGACATCAGTCGGGCGCGCACGCTGCTCGGCTGGGAGCCGCGCGTGCCGCTGCGCGAGGGCCTGCGGCGCACGCTGGAGTGGTTCGC
This genomic window from bacterium contains:
- a CDS encoding VWA domain-containing protein, translating into MEFTWPVMLWGLALLPVSVLWYILGVRRIRRTTAQRFAEAPLFAQIAVRLPAVRRHISMGLYFTALALLLGAAARPVMAVPLPVNRATVILAIDTSGSMAAPDLQPTRLDAARQAANGFLDVFPPGPRVGLVTFSTYATLMVPPTDDRSAVRDALATLKTQEATAIGDGVAVSLKAIPGRAASVPGTTPQPPGQGQPFGQPPLGQSPFGASPGQAQPPAAGQGGSGQPGSEDLPPAAVILLTDGGQNAGTADPIRMAALAKQLKVKIYTIGLGTPGGGVFQYQGQMVLVPFDPTLLQQIAAITDGKFFVSPTAGDLKRIYRELGKSIGWEKRKTEVSALFVAGAGVLMLGGGALSLLWMGRLP
- a CDS encoding UDP-glucuronic acid decarboxylase family protein, with amino-acid sequence MRAVVTGGAGFVGSHLCERLLADGTDVVCLDNFLTGRADNVAHLAGPRFELRHHDVTTPIEIAGPVDVVLHFASAASPVDYLAHPIQTLKAGALGTWITLGLARAKGARFLLASTSEVYGDPAVSPQPETYWGHVNSIGVRGCYDEAKRFAEAMTMAYHRAHGVNTGIVRIFNTFGPRNRPDDGRVMPAFITQAIRGEPLTVHGDGTQTRSFCYVSDLVEGIVRLTRSEIHEPVNLGNPEEIRVIDLAKLVLELTGSRSTTVHRPRPEDDPTRRCPDISRARTLLGWEPRVPLREGLRRTLEWFAARIA
- a CDS encoding GlsB/YeaQ/YmgE family stress response membrane protein, giving the protein MSILAWVVVGIIAGWLAKMVVPGEGPGGLLGDLLIGVVGAVVGGWIFRSLGHAGVTGLNIWSIVVAAIGAIVLLWILRMFTGKRPVRTL
- a CDS encoding VWA domain-containing protein yields the protein MSFLWPRVLWLFAIVPALVAGYVWILRRPARERVQYPTLDLARVAAAAGGRWRRHVAAVLYLLTVCGVIFTVARPVAPVPVPDNRAVVMLSIDVSRSMMARDVVPTRLDAAKKAAVDFVNNLPRGAKVGLVSFSSYATLITPPTDDHDRVVQAINSLNLEFATAIGDGLLEAVYALPGRPRPPQALLPGLPPPPPPDADRLPPATVVLLSDGQSNRGTPPEDAATIARQLKVRVYTIGLGSPEGTFLELGGRGIFVRLDEETLKQIAEVTGGAYWRVSSAAELSRVYTRLGRVIGWRRVPVEVSGLSAVGVAALFLGTVATSLAWMHRLG